One window of the Misgurnus anguillicaudatus chromosome 8, ASM2758022v2, whole genome shotgun sequence genome contains the following:
- the LOC129438719 gene encoding uncharacterized protein isoform X1: MLRKRRIKPEQDAKEHVLSGKDKAFIEKRYINAFKGRGVFALEHIKPSTFVVEYRGVLSQSKYVDDIQGNYLFDFTWNGAHYCKDASKEDGSLGRLVNDDHKNPNCKVKTVVVEGKPHLCLFSLRDICPDEEITYNYGDSSWPWRSVELCDEISVAVDESIKGPSSSGKEKMPCNNKQMSVAKEEVSAFNENEMCHHEVHCAVISSLDSCVNCSGPVSSRKWLGLTCKLCSRTWHKTCFMKNEKLMDVTFSSSEESSSDEEYTPQADKSIDESSDEFFPDSRQNSDSCDSLIINTRNPPYCKTTQLVSESKKAKSVSQPTHCSSTEQDMVSDISSSAQDLICNDQDKTTSNTEMLQSFKKTPTESCDKQSNLKDTFSTHENYCYVCKKPQSKIARHFKKHEDSETEIAAAFLLPKHSKDRKRLLKKLRNRGNYEHNQEVMENKSGPLKVRRRPVRSEIELSTKTYVHCIYCKGLFVRKELWRHTRRCSSKICSESEATGKAKVLVLADIAESTFSQAISPEVWKILGNMKNDDISSVVRNDFLILQLSQSLYNKHGSDPTKFEYIRQKVREVGRLLLSMRKKFSILSFEDALKPNNFYKVIEAVKDVAGYEEKSHSYKTPSLALKLGHSLNKIADIILCRAIAGEDDALTKAAERFKRLCSSEWAEHVSHAALATLSKSKFNKPSTIPFTHDVQLLHQCLEKKSAEAFENLKNHESSQAYAELAKVTLAQVIIFNRRRAGEVSKMTLECFMKRDQTELHEDIALGLSPFEQKMSKHFSRVERMGKKGRKVAVLLSPDLVGAIQLLVDKRDSCEVDGDNPFLFARPKCSATSFFRGQDCIRLFANQGGAQNPEYLRSTQLRKQVATRSQILTLKDNELEQLANFLGHDIRVHRDFYRLPDATIEIAKISKLLLAMEIGTLGSFQGKSLSEIEIEDEIDPELDEEEVSDEEDEESDSLHGVNGNKKRVDHVKSTQDEETESSNGKQKMPTNEPVSSTGKRKMPPNDPVSSTEAKSRRIVKRPWTTNEVNAVMKHFKVQISKGHLATKAECEQCKTAEDPVLRERTVQNIRDFVRNQGLMLKKNCS, translated from the exons atgttgagaaagaggagaaTTAAACCTGAACAGGATGCCAAAGAGCATGTGTTGTCAGGCAAAGACAAAGCCTTCATTGAGAAACGATACATCAACGCATTTAAAG GACGAGGTGTGTTTGCACTTGAACACATTAAACCATCCACATTTGTTGTGGAATATCGTGGAGTACTGTCTCAAAGTAAATATGTTGATGACATTCAAGGCAACTACTTGTTCGATTTCACATGGAATGGAGCACATTATTG caaAGATGCTTCAAAAGAGGATGGATCGCTAGGACGACTGGTGAACGATGATCACAAAAATCCAAACTGCAAAGTCAAGACGGTTGTTGTTGAGGGAAAGCCACACCTGTGTCTATTTAGTCTAAGAGACATTTGTCCAGATGAAGAAATTACTTACAATTATGGGGATTCCTCTTGGCCCTGGCGTTCAGTA GAATTGTGTGATGAGATATCGGTGGCCGTGGATGAATCCATTAAGGGTCCTTCCTCATCAGGAAAAGAGAAA ATGCCCTGTAACAACAAACAAATGTCAGTGGCCAAGGAAGAAGTTTCAGCTTTTAATGAAAATGAAATG TGCCATCATGAAGTTCATTGTGCAGTAATATCCAGTTTGGATTCTTGTGTAAATTGCAGTGGACCCGTGTCTAGTCGAAAATGGCTTGGCTTAACATGCAAAT tgtgttcAAGAACATGGCACAAAACCTGCTTCATGAAGAATGAGAAATTG ATGGATGTTACATTTTCCAGTTCTGAAGAAAGCAGTTCTGATGAAGAGTATACTCCCCAAGCCGATAAAAGCATTGATGAATCCTCTGATGAATTCTTCCCAGATTCAAGACAAAACAGCGACAGCTGTGATAGTCTAATTATCAATACAAGGAATCCACCATATTGTAAAACCACTCAACTTGTTTCAGAGTCTAAGAAGGCAAAGAGTGTGTCTCAACCCACTCACTGTTCATCCACTGAGCAAGATATGGTCAGTGACATATCCAGCTCTGCTCAAGATCTCATATGTAATGATCAAGACAAAACCACAAGCAATACAGAGATGCTTCAGAGTTTTAAGAAAACACCAACAGAGTCTTGTGATAAACAGTCAAACCTCAAAGACACTTTTTCCACCCACGAAAATTACTGTTATGTGTGCAAGAAACCTCAGTCTAAAATTGCCCGTCACTTTAAAAAGCATGAAGACAGTGAAACGGAAATTGCGGCTGCATTTCTGCTTCCTAAACACTCCAAGGACAGAAAAAGGTTACTTAAGAAGCTCCGAAACAGAGGCAACTATGAACATAATCAAGAGGTTATGGAGAATAAGAGTGGACCACTGAAGGTTAGAAGACGACCAGTAAGATCCGAGATCGAATTGAGTACCAAAACATATGTGCACTGCATATACTGTAAAGGCCTGTTTGTACGCAAGGAGTTGTGGCGCCATACACGGAGATGTTCTTCAAAGATTTGTTCCGAATCTGAAGCAACTGGTAAGGCCAAAGTTCTAGTTTTGGCTGATATTGCAGAGTCAACATTCTCTCAAGCAATCTCTCCTGAAGTGTGGAAAATCTTGGGAAATATGAAGAATGATGACATTTCATCTGTTGTTCGAAATGATTTTCTCATACTGCAGTTGAGTCAGAGTCTTTACAACAAACACGGAAGTGATCCAACGAAATTTGAATACATCAGACAGAAGGTACGGGAAGTGGGCAGACTCTTGCTAAGCATGAGAAAAAAATTCTCCATACTTAGCTTTGAAGATGCTTTGAAGCCGAACAATTTTTACAAAGTCATTGAGGCCGTGAAAGATGTTGCTGGTTATGAAGAAAAGAGCCACTCATATAAGACACCAAGTCTTGCACTAAAGTTAGGACATTCACTTAACAAAATTGCTGACATCATTCTCTGCAGGGCCATTGCAGGAGAGGATGATGCTCTGACAAAAGCAGCAGAGCGATTCAAAAGACTCTGCTCAAGTGAATGGGCAGAACATGTCTCCCATGCTGCTCTTGCTACTTTAAGCAAATCAAAGTTTAACAAACCATCTACCATACCATTCACACATGATGTGCAGCTTCTCCACCAGTGCCTAGAGAAGAAATCAGCTGAGGCTTTTGAAAATCTGAAAAACCACGAGTCTTCACAGGCATACGCAGAACTCGCCAAAGTGACACTGGCACAAGTAATCATCTTTAACCGACGTCGTGCAGGAGAAGTTTCAAAAATGACACTTGAGTGTTTTATGAAAAGAGACCAAACTGAGCTCCATGAGGACATAGCTCTTGGTCTATCTCCGTTTGAGCAAAAAATGTCCAAGCATTTCAGCAGAGTAGAAAGAATGGgcaaaaaagggagaaaagttGCTGTTCTGCTAAGCCCTGATCTTGTTGGAGCAATACAACTTCTTGTGGACAAGAGAGATTCATGTGAAGTAGATGGGGACAACCCCTTCCTATTTGCAAGACCAAAGTGTTCAGCCACCAGTTTCTTCAGGGGACAAGACTGCATCAGGCTGTTTGCAAATCAGGGTGGTGCCCAGAACCCTGAATATCTCAGATCTACACAACTCCGTAAGCAGGTTGCAACAAGGTCCCAGATTCTTACTCTAAAGGATAATGAGCTGGAGCAGCTTGCCAATTTTTTGGGCCATGACATTCGGGTCCATAGAGACTTTTATCGGTTGCCAGATGCAACTATAGAAATTGCAAAAATCTCAAAGCTGCTACTGGCAATGGAGATAGGAACACTTGGAAGTTTCCAAGGAAAGTCTCTTAGTGAAATTGAGATTGAAG ATGAAATTGATCCTGAATTAGATGAGGAAGAAGTAAGTGATGAAGAAGACGAAGAATCGGATTCTCTCCATGGAGTAAATG gAAACAAAAAAAGGGTGGACCATGTAAAGTCGACCCAGGATGAGGAGACCGAAAGTTCCAACG
- the LOC129438719 gene encoding uncharacterized protein isoform X2 translates to MLRKRRIKPEQDAKEHVLSGKDKAFIEKRYINAFKGRGVFALEHIKPSTFVVEYRGVLSQSKYVDDIQGNYLFDFTWNGAHYCKDASKEDGSLGRLVNDDHKNPNCKVKTVVVEGKPHLCLFSLRDICPDEEITYNYGDSSWPWRSVELCDEISVAVDESIKGPSSSGKEKCHHEVHCAVISSLDSCVNCSGPVSSRKWLGLTCKLCSRTWHKTCFMKNEKLMDVTFSSSEESSSDEEYTPQADKSIDESSDEFFPDSRQNSDSCDSLIINTRNPPYCKTTQLVSESKKAKSVSQPTHCSSTEQDMVSDISSSAQDLICNDQDKTTSNTEMLQSFKKTPTESCDKQSNLKDTFSTHENYCYVCKKPQSKIARHFKKHEDSETEIAAAFLLPKHSKDRKRLLKKLRNRGNYEHNQEVMENKSGPLKVRRRPVRSEIELSTKTYVHCIYCKGLFVRKELWRHTRRCSSKICSESEATGKAKVLVLADIAESTFSQAISPEVWKILGNMKNDDISSVVRNDFLILQLSQSLYNKHGSDPTKFEYIRQKVREVGRLLLSMRKKFSILSFEDALKPNNFYKVIEAVKDVAGYEEKSHSYKTPSLALKLGHSLNKIADIILCRAIAGEDDALTKAAERFKRLCSSEWAEHVSHAALATLSKSKFNKPSTIPFTHDVQLLHQCLEKKSAEAFENLKNHESSQAYAELAKVTLAQVIIFNRRRAGEVSKMTLECFMKRDQTELHEDIALGLSPFEQKMSKHFSRVERMGKKGRKVAVLLSPDLVGAIQLLVDKRDSCEVDGDNPFLFARPKCSATSFFRGQDCIRLFANQGGAQNPEYLRSTQLRKQVATRSQILTLKDNELEQLANFLGHDIRVHRDFYRLPDATIEIAKISKLLLAMEIGTLGSFQGKSLSEIEIEDEIDPELDEEEVSDEEDEESDSLHGVNGNKKRVDHVKSTQDEETESSNGKQKMPTNEPVSSTGKRKMPPNDPVSSTEAKSRRIVKRPWTTNEVNAVMKHFKVQISKGHLATKAECEQCKTAEDPVLRERTVQNIRDFVRNQGLMLKKNCS, encoded by the exons atgttgagaaagaggagaaTTAAACCTGAACAGGATGCCAAAGAGCATGTGTTGTCAGGCAAAGACAAAGCCTTCATTGAGAAACGATACATCAACGCATTTAAAG GACGAGGTGTGTTTGCACTTGAACACATTAAACCATCCACATTTGTTGTGGAATATCGTGGAGTACTGTCTCAAAGTAAATATGTTGATGACATTCAAGGCAACTACTTGTTCGATTTCACATGGAATGGAGCACATTATTG caaAGATGCTTCAAAAGAGGATGGATCGCTAGGACGACTGGTGAACGATGATCACAAAAATCCAAACTGCAAAGTCAAGACGGTTGTTGTTGAGGGAAAGCCACACCTGTGTCTATTTAGTCTAAGAGACATTTGTCCAGATGAAGAAATTACTTACAATTATGGGGATTCCTCTTGGCCCTGGCGTTCAGTA GAATTGTGTGATGAGATATCGGTGGCCGTGGATGAATCCATTAAGGGTCCTTCCTCATCAGGAAAAGAGAAA TGCCATCATGAAGTTCATTGTGCAGTAATATCCAGTTTGGATTCTTGTGTAAATTGCAGTGGACCCGTGTCTAGTCGAAAATGGCTTGGCTTAACATGCAAAT tgtgttcAAGAACATGGCACAAAACCTGCTTCATGAAGAATGAGAAATTG ATGGATGTTACATTTTCCAGTTCTGAAGAAAGCAGTTCTGATGAAGAGTATACTCCCCAAGCCGATAAAAGCATTGATGAATCCTCTGATGAATTCTTCCCAGATTCAAGACAAAACAGCGACAGCTGTGATAGTCTAATTATCAATACAAGGAATCCACCATATTGTAAAACCACTCAACTTGTTTCAGAGTCTAAGAAGGCAAAGAGTGTGTCTCAACCCACTCACTGTTCATCCACTGAGCAAGATATGGTCAGTGACATATCCAGCTCTGCTCAAGATCTCATATGTAATGATCAAGACAAAACCACAAGCAATACAGAGATGCTTCAGAGTTTTAAGAAAACACCAACAGAGTCTTGTGATAAACAGTCAAACCTCAAAGACACTTTTTCCACCCACGAAAATTACTGTTATGTGTGCAAGAAACCTCAGTCTAAAATTGCCCGTCACTTTAAAAAGCATGAAGACAGTGAAACGGAAATTGCGGCTGCATTTCTGCTTCCTAAACACTCCAAGGACAGAAAAAGGTTACTTAAGAAGCTCCGAAACAGAGGCAACTATGAACATAATCAAGAGGTTATGGAGAATAAGAGTGGACCACTGAAGGTTAGAAGACGACCAGTAAGATCCGAGATCGAATTGAGTACCAAAACATATGTGCACTGCATATACTGTAAAGGCCTGTTTGTACGCAAGGAGTTGTGGCGCCATACACGGAGATGTTCTTCAAAGATTTGTTCCGAATCTGAAGCAACTGGTAAGGCCAAAGTTCTAGTTTTGGCTGATATTGCAGAGTCAACATTCTCTCAAGCAATCTCTCCTGAAGTGTGGAAAATCTTGGGAAATATGAAGAATGATGACATTTCATCTGTTGTTCGAAATGATTTTCTCATACTGCAGTTGAGTCAGAGTCTTTACAACAAACACGGAAGTGATCCAACGAAATTTGAATACATCAGACAGAAGGTACGGGAAGTGGGCAGACTCTTGCTAAGCATGAGAAAAAAATTCTCCATACTTAGCTTTGAAGATGCTTTGAAGCCGAACAATTTTTACAAAGTCATTGAGGCCGTGAAAGATGTTGCTGGTTATGAAGAAAAGAGCCACTCATATAAGACACCAAGTCTTGCACTAAAGTTAGGACATTCACTTAACAAAATTGCTGACATCATTCTCTGCAGGGCCATTGCAGGAGAGGATGATGCTCTGACAAAAGCAGCAGAGCGATTCAAAAGACTCTGCTCAAGTGAATGGGCAGAACATGTCTCCCATGCTGCTCTTGCTACTTTAAGCAAATCAAAGTTTAACAAACCATCTACCATACCATTCACACATGATGTGCAGCTTCTCCACCAGTGCCTAGAGAAGAAATCAGCTGAGGCTTTTGAAAATCTGAAAAACCACGAGTCTTCACAGGCATACGCAGAACTCGCCAAAGTGACACTGGCACAAGTAATCATCTTTAACCGACGTCGTGCAGGAGAAGTTTCAAAAATGACACTTGAGTGTTTTATGAAAAGAGACCAAACTGAGCTCCATGAGGACATAGCTCTTGGTCTATCTCCGTTTGAGCAAAAAATGTCCAAGCATTTCAGCAGAGTAGAAAGAATGGgcaaaaaagggagaaaagttGCTGTTCTGCTAAGCCCTGATCTTGTTGGAGCAATACAACTTCTTGTGGACAAGAGAGATTCATGTGAAGTAGATGGGGACAACCCCTTCCTATTTGCAAGACCAAAGTGTTCAGCCACCAGTTTCTTCAGGGGACAAGACTGCATCAGGCTGTTTGCAAATCAGGGTGGTGCCCAGAACCCTGAATATCTCAGATCTACACAACTCCGTAAGCAGGTTGCAACAAGGTCCCAGATTCTTACTCTAAAGGATAATGAGCTGGAGCAGCTTGCCAATTTTTTGGGCCATGACATTCGGGTCCATAGAGACTTTTATCGGTTGCCAGATGCAACTATAGAAATTGCAAAAATCTCAAAGCTGCTACTGGCAATGGAGATAGGAACACTTGGAAGTTTCCAAGGAAAGTCTCTTAGTGAAATTGAGATTGAAG ATGAAATTGATCCTGAATTAGATGAGGAAGAAGTAAGTGATGAAGAAGACGAAGAATCGGATTCTCTCCATGGAGTAAATG gAAACAAAAAAAGGGTGGACCATGTAAAGTCGACCCAGGATGAGGAGACCGAAAGTTCCAACG